The Balearica regulorum gibbericeps isolate bBalReg1 chromosome W, bBalReg1.pri, whole genome shotgun sequence nucleotide sequence GATGCAGAAGTATCAAGGGAATTTCAGAGACCTTCAGGAAACCCATGTAGTAACAAGAGGACAGCAAATGATGGTAGCACCAAACACCAAGGACTGCTAAATGCCTGCTAGAAGAAATCTGACAGGGCCTGGCTCATGGATATGGCAACAGGAACTCAGGGAAGGTTGGCTGGGCACCATCCTAGATACTCAGCAGAAATCTCAACTCAGTTTGTGCAGGGTTGCTAGCTAACAAGATAATGGCACATGCAATTAATATAGCCGAGAACAGCCCCAAAGTGGTGCCAACAGCTTTTGGAGAACCGCAGCAAGGACAGCATCACAAGCAATGGGAAATTCAGACACAGGCTAAAGCTGGGAATGAGCCACAGCATCACGGAGAGCTTCCTGCAAAGGCCTGGAGTGAGCCAGAGGAAGAGAATGGATACACACACCTGTATTTCCCTGCCTTTATTTCTTCAGCCACACTGGAGTATTCTTGGGATTTAGGCTGGTGTCCTCCAAAGGTCCATGTTTCCTCTACAGGTTGTGGCTGTCCTGGAGATTGCAGAGTCTTCTGCCTGTTCTAGTTTTCCTGACCTTTCTGCTGTAAAAGTGAGCACTTATGTTCTCTGGCTCAAAGCTCTCCATGTCTCCAAAGCCCTCAAATGGTATCCTTCCAGCGGGCCTCCTTTAAGTTCTCCTTCACTACTTTCCCTTTTGCTGTTTAGAgacattttcatccttttcacaGGAAATTTACAGTAACTCATTTTTCTAGTTCAGGCAGCTGCTTCTGTCAGGGTATCTACCTGAGTAGAcagctgtgaaaatacaaatatgtgGTGTTGTCTCTTGGTCAGTGGCTGCATGACCTAGCCTGTCAGTTCATGTAAGATCTCCTTTGTATTCCAGCAGCCCATGGTCTAGCGGCAGCACAACATTAGGCACTGCAGGCTGCAAGTGAACAGCTTCCTTGGATTATCCTAGGGGTCTACTGGGAACAGGAGATGGAGACTTCTCAAGTCACAGAGCAAAGGGAGCAGAGGCAGTGCCTGTGGTGGAGGGGGCTCCTCTGGAACATTGAGCTCTGGGGAGGAggtgagagcagagctgcaagtGAGACCAAAGAGCCGCAGGCTGtaacatgctggttttgaagcAGGGACCTCCTGCCTTTCTAGGCCTGGAGGGACCTGACTGGAGGGAAAGGTGGACAGGGCAAAAACAACCTGGCTTAGCTAGGTGGTTAGCAGGGTGGGGCAGTGCTGTCTGGGGCTACGTGTCCTAAACTGCAAAGCCTATCATCTGAAGACGTTTAGTTATTTACTTACTATTCTATAGCAGCATGTGGGTGAAAGGAGCTGGCCCTGCCACATCGGAGCCAAGGTCCACTGTGCTTTCTGAAAGTGGCCatgccaggcaggaggaggcagaaatcTCAGCTGGCCTGAGGCTCACCTGATTCTCCTGTGCTCCTCGCTGCTGACGGATGAGGGAGTGAAGCATCCATTCCTCAGGAGCAGGGGAAAGCCCCTTATCTTGGAGCATCTCAGGCAGGCTTGGCAGTCTCGGGGAGAGCAGATCAGTGACTACAGTCCAACCTCCAGGTGGCTGGGAATGATTGAGAGGATTTCCTTGTGCTCTGGCTTTGCAGGCAGAAGCTGTTCAGCCCCCAGCTAAGCTAGCGATAGTCTGCCCCTCAGAGTGAtgttgtatttgtgtgtgttcGCTCTGCCACTAGGTGACACTGAGCCTGTGTCTGCCTTGCACTTGGATGCAGCTCCATAAGGACACAAACTCTTCTACACTTTGAGGTTCCTTGGCCATATGTTACAGCCTTTCCCCTTGGTTGTGTGATGCACGCATCCCTTGTGTGTGTCATGTGCAATGCCACTGTGTGTGTGGTATTGGGCTTTTTAGCACTGAAACCCCCATATCACAGCTCCGGCTCTGCCAGGCTGTTCACATCCATCCCATCGGCATGCAGTGCTGTTCCTCTCACGAGAGACTGCAACTGGCACACTTGCAGATCATTCCTGggggctcctgccagctccatGGAGGCAGAGTTGAGGCTGTGTGGGTGTGTATCTTAATTCTTCATTCCCTGTTTTTCAGGAGTTTTgagtttggaaaggaaaaaaaaacccaagaaacctTAATTCTGCTTCAGCAAATTACTATGTTATTAAACTGTAGCCAGAGCTGGCACATATAGCTGAGGTTGTGTGAGTCTGTCTCTTGATAAAAGGCCTTGTTTTCAATTGCCAACCAGCTTATTCCCCAATATCTTCCCCTTGTTATGATGGCTATATGTTGAAGTTGACTCACCTCCCATCCTTTTGATACACTGCCCAGTGTatcaaagaaagaggaagatgacaGAAAGCACCATGCACTGTCCCtagctcagccctgctgcttttcctaaCCATCGGTGCAGAGGACCTGCGAGCAACAGCTCCAGGAACTTCCTTTTGGCCTTGGAAAGCAAACCTTTCTGTACTTGTTGCAGATTCATATTGTGAGATGCTGCCCATAGACGGTCCTCCCTCTTTCCAGGGACAGTCGGTGAAGTACATGTACAAGTTGACCATCGGCTGCCAGTGTGTCAACTCCCCCATCAAGCTCCTGCACATTCCCTTCCATGTCCTCGTGCTGCACGGTAAGGCCACgcgctgccctccctgcagACACAGGCCTGGCTGCACCCTGCCCCAATGATGCTCTCGTCTTCTCCCCAGGGCTCAAGGATTACCAGTTCCCACAGGATGAGGTCATGGTGCCCTCAAACCCCTtcctggaagaggaggagggctTGAAGAAAGACTCTTACCTGGTGGACCTGGTGACAGAACTGCTCATGGTGGCCACCTCCCAACGCAGCCTGTGTAGGTCATTTCCCCTGCTTGAACCTGCCGTCCTAACCTGGGCATGAAGCACAGCTCAGTGCTCGCTGCAAAAATCTTGCTGGCAAAGCGAAGCTCTGACTGGGGCTGTGGAGCAGCTCCATCATGGCCTGCTCGGATCAGTTTCCCATAGGCTCTCCCTGCCAGTCTCAGGCTCTTCCTAATTCAGCCAGAGAGACCTTCTCACCAGTGTATCCAGCATGTGGTTTGCTCTTGCTCATTGCAGGTGTTTCCCAAAGGGAATGCTGCCTTCAGGGCCTGTCTTTCACACCCAAGCAGCAGGCATGGGGTCATTTCTGCTGGGGTCTTTGATTAGCCCAGAGTGCTGTATGGAGCAGACCCTCATTCTGCTGCAACCCTGTCCCCCCCCTTATTGCTCCACAGACCTGTATAACATCAGCAACACTCGTGGGAAAGTGGGGATGTTTCGCATCTTTAAGACCATGTATAAGATCAGAGAGGATGTCATTGGGACCTTTAACTTCTACGAAGGAGACATGCCATGTCTGCAGGTCAATGCTGGCTTTGGGGTCActgtggggagaggcaggggtTTCAGGTGGGGGAGTGGGAGAAGGGATTGGGATGGCACTGGGCTGCCATGGGGTTTCTAGTGGGACCCAGCTGAGGTCCCCTTCGGGTATGAGGTGGGGAAGGGCTCCAGTTCTGAGCTTGTTTAGGAAACGGAGGCCCCAGGGCTTTGGGCCAGGgctgtgtgagtgtgtgagagTGAGCATCCTGCCGATTGCCCTGCAGTTCTCCGTGAGCCTGCAGACAGAGGAGAGCATCCAGGAGGAGTTATcaagcgcaccctcagcaagtttgccgacgacaccaagctgtgtggtgtggttgacacgctggagggaagggatgccatccagagggaccttgacaggctggagaggtgggcccgtgcaaaccgcatgaagttcaacaaggccaagtgcaaggtcctgcacgcgggtcggcgcaatcccaagcacgactataggctgggcgaggaatggatttgaaagcagccccgaggagaaggacttgggggtgttggtggacaagaagctcaacatgagccggcagtgtgcgcttgcagcccagaaagccaaccgtgtcctgggctgcatcaaaaccagcgtgaccagcaggtcgagggaggtgatcctgcccctctactctgctctggtgagaccccacctggagtactgcatccagctctgggggccccagtacaggagagacatggagctgttggagcgagtccagaggagggccacgaagctgatcagagggctggagcacctctcctatgaggacaggctgagagagttgggattgttcagcctggagaagagaaggctccggggagatctaattgcagctttccagtacctgaagggggcctacaggaaggatggggagggactgtttacaagggagtgtagtgacaggacaagggggaatgggtttaagctgaaggacggtcgatttagattagatgttaggaagaaattctttactgtgagggtggtgaggcactggaacaggttgcccagagaggttgtggatgccccctccctggaagtgtttaagaccaggttggataaggctttgggcaacctggtctagtggagggtgtccctgcccacagcagggggggttggaactagatgatctttaaggtcccttccaacccaaaccattctatgattctatgattctatgagttcCAGCACCAGCAGGGTCAGCCCATCTCCTTCAGCACACACACCCACCATCAGGAGGCCTGCCTGCACACGGCCCAGAGCAGCTTCAGCCTGCCCATCCCACTCAGCTCTAGTCCAGCATTCACCACCAACATTGGTTAGTGGCCATCAGGGAAGGGATCTGCCCCTGCTGGTCTCTGCAGGAGGACTGTAATGTCCCCAGTCCTGCCTTTACTGCCCTGCAGGGCTGTGTTGTGTGGGAGGGAGCTGGCCTGCATGAATGGGCTTATTTGCTTGTCCCCTTGCCAGGACAGCCAACGCTGAGACAACTGTTGTCCCTATCCCTTGTGGCGTTGGCTGCTGACCCTCCTCTTGCCCACAGTGTCCCTGAAGTGGAGGCTGCACTTTGAGCTTATGACCTCTGGGGAGTTGGCAGGGACTTGCTTGGTTCGTGGGAGCAAGTCGGAGGCCGTCACCTGGATTGGGGTGGAGCAGATTGAAATGGACACTTTCAGCTGGGACTTGCCCATCAAAGTCCTTCCCAACAACCCCATCCTGGCTGCCTACGTATCTCAGTTCTCCAGCACCAACTCCATCACCATCTGAAGTGGGGAGAGCTGGTAGGAGCCTGTGGTGCTGCAGGCATGTGCCACCGGTGGGAATGGCAGGCAGGACTgtcgtagaatcatagaatctttgaggttggaaaagacctctaagatcatcaagtccaactgtcatagaatcatagaatctttaagggTGCAGGGTGCGCACCCCAATATCCTCCTGGGTTCGTTTGTGATGCCCAGGTGGGCACCAGGTGAGTCTGTCCTGCCTGTGGGTGGAGGAACGCTGCACTTGCTGCGATGTCTTGTGCTGCAGCCTTTGGCTGGGAGCCAGACCCTTCCTGCCTGGGTGAAGGAACAAGTCCCAGCACTCACCGAAAGGAAATCTGCCTCCCAGGGAATGGCCCAACGTGCTTTTACCCCATGAGGGACTTCCAAGAGGGAAGGGCCTAGCCCAGGCAAAAGAGAGTGGAGCTCTTCTAGTGAAGCCCCATACCAGCCTTGGGTGAAGGCCGTGCTCCTACAGTGGAGACCCCTCAAGCAGAGGTCTGGCATCCAGGTGAGGCATGCTGGCCACCTGGGCTGGGTGGgagcctgctctcctgccctggCACATGTCCTGCCTCTTGGGAAGGATGTCTCATGCACACAGCTCAGTGTCCCCATTACCCTTGCCCAGAGGAGGCAGGTCCTGGCAGATCAGCCCTCCGCTGCTGGTTTGTGCTTGTGTCCTGCATGAGGCTGCGTGCTGTGGCAGCACGATAGTGATGATCCAAAACTGAGAAGCACTGAGTGCCtgggctgctctctgcctgcgCTCCTGGGTGCAAAGGCATCCTGCTGGTCTTGGGTTCCTTGGGGAGCTGGAGTGAATTGCATGCTGTGCATTCAGGAGCTGGGATGGAGATCTCCCTGCTCCACAGCCAGCTCCTCATTTCTATCAAACCTTTAAAAGAGTTTCCTCTTTGCATGGAAATCTAATAAACATCTGAATATGCAAAACTCGGCCTTCCGAAGAGCTTTATTCCTACACCGTTCCCGGTGCTGGACGCAGCCTGCCCTGCATGACAGTCACAGGCTGGAGACCTCCTATTTGTTTAATAACTTTATTGCAAGAACAGAAACTCTACACAAGGCTCTGCACAACACAGGCATGGCACCAGCTGGGGCAGGCTGCCAGGGTGGCTGGCTCCACCCTGGCACATGTGTATTGCTTCAGCTTCCTGAACCCTAGCAGGGCATCTGgctccccaccctgctcccctgcAGCTGAGATGGGGCAGCCAGCATGGGGGAGGCTGAGCTCCTTCCCCAGGAGCCTTCTAGTGGTTCCCCCCActcaccctgctctgctgcctgccccaggctgGCTCCATTGCagtgctgcccagggctggcctGCAGTGCCAGGGACCCCCTTCAGCCCCAGAAGCTGCGGGAGCAGGGGGATTAGTGGTTCCAGAGGTGGGTTGTGCCCCTCGTGCTCCAGGACAGAGAAGGGGCTGGCCAGGATGTGTGGGTCCTGCACAAAGGGCCGTGGTGCTCCCTAGCGAGCTCCCAGTGGTTGCCatgcagggggacagggatctcggagggaggagggagctgctTAGCTTGTCTCAGGATGTGGGAGTACAAGACTGCCATGATGCAAGCTAATTTGGTCCCGTAGCCCTTTCTTTAGTAGCTGGAGCTTTCCTGCCCACCTGGGAGGAGATCCCATAGGATCTGCATTCCCACAGTGTGCAGGGAGTTTTGCAGGGAGAGGGCCCTGGTTTGGTTCAGGAAGCTGAAGGTGGAAGCAAAGTCATACAATGGTAGCAATAGGGTGTAACTGTTAACTCAGTAGCATAGTGTGTGGATAGTGGTTTCCCTCGAAGGTGGCTGCAGTGATGTCTCTATGGGATGGGGCAGGTCTGGAGCACGCAGGAGGTGTGCTCTGGAGGAGAGAGGCTGATGCTAGGGAGCATGGGGCACTGATGAGCCTCTGTCTGCTCAGCCCCGTGCCCAGCACCTTGTTGCTCAGCGGCTCAAGGGTGCTGGCTGAGCCCCACTTGTGCTCCATGCTCTTCACACAGGGCAGGCTGGGGTTGGCCTTCCGCACCACTGAGATCTGGCAGGTCTGTGAGTCGTAGTGGGCCTCGCACCAATCAGGGAAGTCAatggggtgctgggtgctgtgggtgagGGCACAGCGCCATCAGCTCCCCCTGGTTTGTGCCAGGGGGATGCTGGCAAGGCCAGGTGGCTTCCTCCACTGCCAGTCCAGCCAGCCGGAGTGTCTCCCAGGCTAGCTTGGTCAGGCTGGGCCACAGCTCCTGGTACATCTGCGCATCTCGCTGTGCTGAGAcgcctgtgctgcctgctgtcCCTGGCTCCCTGACTCACCCCACCACCCTCAGCACCCCAGTGGGCTCCTGTCCACCTCTGCCCCTCGTCCCCCCAGGGCCTggcaccccacagcccctcaGGGCTTTGACATTTGCTCCGTTACATGTGCAGTTGCCAGACCCACATGACCTCCTCCCCGCTGTGGGCATAGAGGTGCCGTGGAAGGGCAGCATTGCCGGTAGTAGCCCATCCCCAGCATCCCTCAGCCCCTCACTCACATCTCACAGCAGCCCACGCCGATGGGGTGCAGGCAGGTGCAGAGCAGGCAGTTGGTACTCAGCCATGACTCCGCAAGGGAGAACTGCTTCCCCTCGtacctgcagagagctgcaaagGAAATGGCAGTGATGAGCACCCGCGGGCCTGCATCTCTGTAGCCCcggaaggaggcagcagaggaaagaTGGACAGCCCTCCTCCCTTTGCTGCTAGTCCTGTGCGCTTGGCCCCAGCcaggctcctgccaggagctctTCATGGTCCAGTGAGCTGTTTCTCAGCcagagccctggggagctgTTCTGTGATTTATAGACTGCTCTTTCCACTCATCACTGGCCCATGATTGTGCTCCCGAGCTCAGCGCAGTCCCTTCCGTGCTTCTCAGGCATGCAGCCCGGGGAAAGCTGAGGGCATCAGCATCTTCTCATCAGCATCTTCCCAGCTCACCTCCCTGCTTACCTTTAGCCTGGAAGTAGCATTTGGCCTGGGAgcctggcagctggaggaggagggagagcagcaggtAAAGCCTGCCCCAAGCACAACTCATCTTCTGTACTTGCATGGCCGTGGCTGGCATTGAGCTGGGCTTCTTCACCATCCTGCCGAGGTTGCCTTGCTTCTCTATTGCCTttgttcctttcccttttctctctctctctctctggctttttaattctctttcccTGATCCCAACAAGAGATATTTATAAAGTTCAGCTTTACAACCCTGGCCACCAGCTGTGCCCCACTGGaaaagtaaaactcattttctgatttgaaaGGCATGAAAACAAGAGGTAGGATCAAGATTTTTTAACAAGCTGTGAAAAGCTGATTCATACCCTCCAGAAATGTCTCCACTTGGAAGCCCCTGTGGGTGAAAGGCACCACAGTGAGGGGAGATCCAAGGAACCCCAGCGGGGTTGCCCTCAGCAGGGTGACAGGCATGCAAGCAGCAAATGTGGAAGCCCCTGGCCCCTGACCAGGAGGAGAGCTCCAGGCTCCCCTCTGGTTGCGCTGAGCCATCTCTGATCCCTCACAGCAACCAAGATCTTGGGAGCATCCTATCTTGCAGGGATCAGAGCGGCACAGGCATCCCATGAACAACCAGTTCAACACAAGAGCGCCATCCTCAGCGGGTGCAGAGATGCCCACACCCAGCTCCTGGGTACCACGGGAGGGCAGTTTCaccccagcctgggctgcagctgtgCCAGGCTTGTGGCCACGCACAGACTGGGGGTGatggtggggggtttttttggccaagAGCAGGCAGTACAGTGATTGCTGCTGATGAGGAGGAAGGCTCTGTGTGAGGCACCCATGTCCTCAGGGCTCAGCTCAGCAGTGCCCATGTGAGTGTGAGAGCGGGGCCATGCCTGTGTACGTGCAGCACCCGTGAGACGCCAGAGCTGAGCAGCCCCTTTCAGAAGCTGGAGACCAGCCCCAGCAGAAACAGGGAACAGAAGGGATGAAATACAGGAGATGAAGGTAGATTTGGGCAACAAGTGACCTGAGAGGGAAATGAGGGTCTTGGCTGGAAGCAAGAAGCCATGGGAAGATGCCACAACACTCGGGGACGTGCCCATGATCTGCACAGACCCTTGCCCAGACCCTTGCCCAGAGTGGCTGCTTCCAGGTTGAAGTGATAAGTCTGTTATCAGCGGGCAAAGTGAGGGGATGGGTGAGGTGGAGGAGATGAGGGAGCTACAAGTGAAGGGCTGAATTGCCAGAAGAAATTCACAGCCCTCTTCAgaggtgctgccagcagcaggaaatGGCAGAGCTCCTGGGACGGTCCAACCAGCAGCTCAGCCAACACAGGGCCGTGCCAGCAGTGAGTCGGCAGCGATAGTAGTAGCACATGTGGGTCATCTGCCCCTGCATTAAGCTTCCTAGTTTCTGAGAGTTTGGGATAGGTTTACACCCTGACATGTGAGGCTTAATATTCCTTCCAGAATTTGTTTTGGCATCTACTATTATAGCTGGATATTTTTGTTATCCCCATAAATGCCCAGTCCCTCCTCAAATCCCGCTAAATTTTGGCCTGAGCATTTTCCTGTGGCAGCCTAAGTAAGCATGgagtggaaaattaaaaaaaaaacaaaacccaaatgcttCCTTTTATCTGCTTTGGATTTACCCTCCATGCCATGGCTGTGCATCAGGGGATGGGGCTGGTGGTCCCCTGCAGCCTGTCAGTCCCACTCTTCCCCCTCCTGGCcactcttcttccctgccttttgcttttctggatgCCTGCCTGGCCCCAGCACACACCCCCATTGGGGGTCCAGAGCATTTTGGTAGGGGCTTGTAgcttggaaagcagcagctggagatggaCTCGATGCTTAAAGAGCTTCAGATCAGGTATCCAAAGGATGCCATGGCTGGAGGAACTGACACCATTTCCAGCTGTGCTAGCTAGTGCATCCCGGAGGAGGTTTTGCCCCAGGGGGTGAAAGGGGGCAGCCAGCTTCAGTGCTCACATCTCAGAGGGACAACTGAGACCCGGGGAAGAGCCACAGAAGGGATGTAGGGGCTGGAAGAAGTGCCTCACTGTAAGTTCAGTCACTTTGATTTATCAGGTGGAGGCCAACAACAGGGAGTGACTGCATGTCCAGGCATGCCAGTGAGGAGCAGTCACCATCCG carries:
- the LOC142599338 gene encoding RAB6A-GEF complex partner protein 2-like yields the protein METSQVTEQREQRQCLWWRGLLWNIELWGGDSYCEMLPIDGPPSFQGQSVKYMYKLTIGCQCVNSPIKLLHIPFHVLVLHGLKDYQFPQDEVMVPSNPFLEEEEGLKKDSYLVDLVTELLMVATSQRSLYLYNISNTRGKVGMFRIFKTMYKIREDVIGTFNFYEGDMPCLQFSVSLQTEESIQEELSSRHGAQGQPISFSTHTHHQEACLHTAQSSFSLPIPLSSSPAFTTNIVSLKWRLHFELMTSGELAGTCLVRGSKSEAVTWIGVEQIEMDTFSWDLPIKVLPNNPILAAYVSQFSSTNSITI
- the LOC142599339 gene encoding prostate-associated microseminoprotein-like; the encoded protein is MVKKPSSMPATAMQVQKMSCAWGRLYLLLSLLLQLPGSQAKCYFQAKALCRYEGKQFSLAESWLSTNCLLCTCLHPIGVGCCEITQHPIDFPDWCEAHYDSQTCQISVVRKANPSLPCVKSMEHKWGSASTLEPLSNKVLGTGLSRQRLISAPCSLASASLLQSTPPACSRPAPSHRDITAATFEGNHYPHTMLLS